One genomic segment of Roseovarius carneus includes these proteins:
- a CDS encoding ribonuclease HII, which yields MAGPDFSYEQAAMAQGARIIAGVDEVGRGPLAGPVTAAAVVLDPARIPEGLNDSKKLTAARRKVLYDLIFEVAEVSIAHASVEEIDEINILRASHLAMERAVAGLPRKPDLALIDGNMIPRGLSVPGQAIVKGDAVSVSIAAASIVAKICRDYVMWDLAQQCPGYGWEKNAGYPTKSHKAALQNLGVTPHHRRSFRPVHNILYQEK from the coding sequence ATGGCAGGCCCCGATTTTTCATATGAGCAGGCCGCGATGGCGCAAGGTGCGCGGATCATCGCAGGTGTGGACGAGGTGGGGCGCGGGCCGCTTGCCGGGCCAGTGACGGCGGCGGCTGTGGTATTGGACCCTGCGCGCATCCCCGAGGGGCTGAATGATTCCAAGAAGCTCACGGCGGCGCGACGCAAGGTTCTTTACGATCTGATCTTTGAGGTGGCGGAGGTCAGCATCGCCCACGCCTCGGTCGAGGAGATCGACGAGATCAACATCCTGCGCGCCTCGCATCTGGCGATGGAACGGGCGGTGGCAGGCCTGCCGCGCAAGCCTGATCTTGCGCTGATCGACGGCAATATGATTCCCCGTGGTCTTAGCGTGCCAGGTCAGGCCATTGTGAAGGGGGACGCGGTCTCGGTGTCGATTGCGGCGGCCTCAATTGTGGCGAAAATTTGTCGAGATTATGTCATGTGGGATTTGGCGCAACAGTGCCCCGGCTATGGTTGGGAGAAGAACGCGGGATACCCGACGAAAAGCCATAAAGCTGCGCTCCAAAATCTTGGGGTGACCCCTCACCATAGACGTTCGTTCCGACCCGTCCACAACATCTTGTATCAAGAGAAATAA